The Malus domestica chromosome 10, GDT2T_hap1 genome contains a region encoding:
- the LOC103444981 gene encoding disease resistance-like protein DSC1, protein MADSSSDSVSFTPPREKYDVFLSFRGVDTRDTFTSHLYAALVRKKIDTYIDYKLERGDKIGPALLDAIEKSKLSVVIFSKDYASSTWCLDELVHILGCKERYGQTVIPIFYGIDPSHVRKQQGSYADAFAHLEKRFKDNLDKVNKWRDALKEAADMSGFDTSSKRGTEANFVEDVVDDIMTKLNRKSLRDLKKDMVGIGTQIEQIELLLCIDSPDVCTVGIWGMGGIGKTTLAEAVFHRLTSKFEASCFLPNVREESERHGLKHLRNVLLREILNEKDLNIDTPSIGLCFVPERLSRTKALIVLDDVNDSKQLELLVGDNIRFGRGSRIIITTRDRRLLKVIVDADKIYKVEGLNCDEALQLFHLHAFKNKSMVPYYTELSEVVVEYAGGIPLALIILGSLFLHCESKEDWEDQLNELKRFPNRKIQNVLRLSYDGLEKNAKEVFLDIACFYKGMDIGFTKEMLAIRGFFVGGIKVLIDKSLLSISTRNCLEMHDLLQEMGREIVSEQCIEEPGKRNRLFIADDVCRVLKNNTGTATVECIFFNLSQIRGIQVSPAAFEKMYNLKVLRIENKSFDKKYNKLYLSDGLQSLPEALSYIYWEEYPLKALPSKFYPGNVIELRMPYSQVEKLWDESQIFGNLKEIDLCFSKHLIEVPDLSRSQKIEHINLGGCTSLVRIPLYFQYLEKLKHLQLEGCSNLKYLSEMPGNIESLNLSMTAINELPSSVWSHEKILHLDIRSCKNLKNLPSCNCKLKISGTFSVRDCSSLGMFSELPKAIKLLELTGTAIVELPSSIECLSDLIEIQLENCKKFAKLPSSICKLKSLERLDLTGCSEFECFPEISEPMDHLEFLSLERTAVKELPSSIECLSGLTSIKLNDCKRLVSLPTSICKLKSLHRLDLTGCSEFEYFPEILEPTNHLELIGLERTVVRELPSSIGKLSGLQTLELYLCKNLEFVPNSIYNLNCLKTLSFDGCLKLKELPPFSVGLCSLERLNLSYCSILEIPDHLTCITSLQDLDLSGTLIKSLPTSIKRAFQMRWLRLTNCKSLQTLPELPLLHSLEAHGCTSLKTVSSSRTALAQGWDDYEVIRGLPEELKFSNCVKLDENAWSNIMSDVLIRIVRMAIALSILRVQDEVTYDFYHARYSTPFVCPGSEIPNWFSHQNEGSSIKIKLPPDWFNTDFLGFALSVVVSFDNYNVIRGLNFGCKSNFKNRYGGSHESDREFNGWTTDETIYNLGEQDDYNFNADHVFVWYGDFDLLEGEKSSSPFPNVVTEPSLDFYVVDHLDRPEVKVKKCGIRLLYAQDSENFDVMLGGETKVEEDAKTEKLGDESAASDIFSSYKEQEDEIFNQRIRKKRRTGGARAVMFVEEDNGTKSLPDKSAASVSKVFSSCDEQEDEFLHQRIGNKRTNRGARSSMFKETKMWWWILFLVWASLLVWVLSFVLL, encoded by the exons ATGGCCGATTCTTCTTCTGATTCTGTTTCTTTTACCCCTCCTCGAGAAAAGTATGATGTCTTTCTTAGTTTCAGAGGTGTGGATACCCGTGATACTTTTACCAGCCATCTCTACGCTGCTCTAGTTCGCAAGAAAATTGACACCTACATAGATTACAAGCTTGAGAGAGGAGATAAAATTGGACCTGCCCTTCTCGATGCAATAGAGAAATCAAAGCTTTCGGTGGTCATTTTCTCGAAAGACTATGCTTCGTCCACATGGTGTTTGGATGAGCTTGTGCATATACTAGGATGCAAGGAAAGATATGGACAGACTGTTATACCCATCTTTTACGGAATAGATCCATCACATGTACGAAAACAACAGGGGAGTTATGCAGATGCGTTTGCTCACCTTGAAAAACGTTTCAAGGACAATTTGGACAAGGTGAACAAGTGGAGGGATGCTTTGAAGGAAGCAGCCGATATGTCAGGGTTTGATACTTCTAGCAAAAGAGG GACGGAGGCCAATTTTGTTGAGGACGTTGTCGATGATATTATGACCAAATTGAATCGCAAATCATTACGTGATTTAAAGAAGGACATGGTTGGAATTGGAACTCAAATTGAGCAAATTGAATTGTTATTATGCATTGATTCACCAGATGTTTGCACCGTAGGTATTTGGGGCATGGGTGGTATTGGCAAGACCACCCTTGCTGAAGCTGTTTTTCACCGACTCACTTCTAAATTTGAGGCTTCATGTTTTCTTCCAAATGTGAGGGAGGAGTCAGAAAGACATGGACTAAAGCACTTGCGGAATGTACTTCTTCGTGAGATACTAAACGAAAAAGATCTAAATATTGACACTCCATCTATAGGACTATGTTTTGTTCCAGAAAGGCTCAGCCGTACAAAGGCactcattgttcttgatgatgtgaatGATTCAAAGCAATTGGAACttctagttggtgataatattCGGTTTGGTCGCGGAAGTCGAATCATTATAACTACTAGAGATAGGCGCCTTCTTAAGGTAATCGTTGATGCTGATAAGATCTACAAGGTTGAGGGATTAAACTGTGATGAAGCTCTTCAGCTCTTTCATTTGCATgctttcaaaaataaatctatGGTTCCATATTATACAGAGTTGTCGGAAGTGGTGGTAGAATATGCTGGAGGCATTCCATTAGCTCTTATAATTTTGGGTTCCTTGTTCCTTCACTGTGAGAGCAAAGAAGATTGGGAAGATCAATTGAACGAGTTGAAAAGGTTTCCCAACCGAAAAATTCAGAATGTGTTGAGATTAAGTTAtgatggattagaaaaaaatgcaAAGGAGGTATTTCTTGATATAGCATGTTTTTACAAAGGGATGGATATAGGTTTTACAAAAGAAATGTTAGCTATTCGCGGTTTCTTTGTAGGAGGGATTAAAGTTCTCATTGATAAGTCTCTCCTATCAATTTCAACAAGGAACTGCCTAGAGATGCATGATTTGTTACAAGAAATGGGTCGGGAAATTGTTTCTGAACAATGTATTGAAGAGCCCGGAAAACGCAATAGGTTGTTCATTGCTGACGATGTCTGTCGTGTATTGAAGAACAATACG GGAACTGCAACCGTTGAATGCATATTCTTTAACCTCTCTCAGATTAGAGGGATACAAGTGAGTCCTGCAGCCTTCGAAAAGATGTACAATCTCAAAGTGCTaaggattgaaaacaaaagCTTTGACAAGAAGTACAACAAATTATACCTTTCTGATGGTCTTCAGTCTCTTCCCGAAGCACTTAGTTATATTTACTGGGAGGAATACCCTTTGAAAGCCTTACCATCAAAATTTTATCCAGGAAATGTTATTGAACTCCGAATGCCCTACAGCCAAGTTGAGAAACTTTGGGATGAAAGCCAG ATTTTTGGGAACTTAAAAGAGATTGATCTATGTTTCTCCAAACATCTAATTGAAGTTCCAGATCTATCTCGAAGTCAAAAAATTGAGCATATAAATCTTGGTGGCTGTACAAGTTTGGTTCGGATTCCTTTGTACTTTCAGTATCTTGAAAAGCTTAAGCATCTTCAGCTGGAAGGGTGCTCAAATCTCAAATATCTTTCGGAGATGCCAGGCAATATTGAATCCTTAAATTTATCTATGACTGCAATAAATGAATTGCCGTCATCAGTTTGGTCTCATGAAAAGATTTTGCACTTGGATATTCGATCTTGTAAGAACCTTAAGAATCTTCCAAGTTGCAATTGTAAGCTGAAGATCTCAGGTACTTTTAGTGTAAGAGACTGCTCATCTCTTGGCATGTTTTCAGAGCTTCCCAAGGCTATAAAACTGTTAGAGTTGACTGGGACAGCAATAGTTGAACTGCCGTCATCAATCGAGTGTCTTTCTGACCTCATTGAAATTCAACTGGAAAATTGCAAAAAGTTTGCGAAACTCCCGTCAAGCATTTGTAAGTTGAAATCTCTTGAGAGACTTGATCTCACTGGTTGCTCTGAATTTGAATGCTTTCCAGAAATCTCGGAGCCTATGGATCATCTAGAATTTCTTAGTTTAGAAAGAACAGCAGTTAAAGAGCTGCCCTCATCAATCGAGTGCCTCTCGGGTCTCACTTCAATCAAATTGAATGACTGCAAAAGGCTTGTGAGTCTCCCAACGAGCATTTGTAAGTTGAAATCACTTCACAGACTTGATCTTACTGGTTGCTCTGAATTTGAATATTTCCCAGAAATCTTGGAGCCTACAAACCATCTGGAATTGATTGGTTTAGAAAGAACAGTGGTTAGAGAGCTACCGTCGTCAATTGGAAAGCTATCTGGGCTTCAAACATTAGAGCTATATCTCTGCAAGAACCTCGAGTTTGTCCCTAATAGCATCTACAATTTGAACTGTCTTAAAACTCTTAGCTTTGATGGCTGTTTAAAACTTAAAGAATTGCCTCCCTTCTCGGTCGGGTTGTGCTCGTTGGAAAGACTAAACCTTAGTTACTGCAGCATACTGGAGATCCCTGATCACCTCACTTGCATAACCTCATTACAAGATTTAGATCTAAGTGGAACCTTGATTAAAAGCCTACCTACAAGCATCAAACGAGCATTTCAGATGCGGTGGCTGCGCTTAACCAATTGCAAAAGCCTTCAAACTTTACCAGAGCTCCCATTGCTACATTCTCTCGAAGCACATGGCTGCACATCTCTGAAGACAGTGTCAAGTTCAAGGACTGCACTcgcacaaggttgggatgattATGAAGTTATCCGAGGGCTTCCAGAGGAACTTAAATTTTCGAATTGTGTAAAGTTGGATGAGAATGCATGGAGCAACATAATGTCTGATGTGCTGATTAGAATTGTGCGAATGGCAATAGCATTATCAATCCTTAGAGTTCAAGATGAAGTAACATAT GACTTTTATCATGCAAGATATTCGACTCCCTTTGTATGTCCAGGGAGTGAAATTCCAAATTGGTTCAGCCATCAAAATGAGGGATCTTCAATAAAAATCAAGCTTCCTCCAGATTGGTTTAACACAGATTTCTTGGGTTTCGCTCTATCTGTTGTTGTTTCATTTGATAACTATAATGTTATACGGGGTTTGAATTTTGGATGTAAATCTAATTTCAAAAACCGTTATGGTGGAAGCCATGAATCTGATCGTGAATTCAATGGTTGGACCACGGATGAGACCATCTATAATCTTGGAGAACAGGATGACTACAATTTCAATGCTGACCACGTGTTTGTGTGGTATGGTGACTTTGATCTTCTAGAGGGAGAAAAATCCTCCAGTCCTTTTCCGAATGTTGTCACTGAGCCCTCTCTGGACTTCTATGTGGTTGATCATCTCGACAGACCCGAGGTGAAGGTGAAAAAGTGTGGGATCCGCCTGCTGTATGCCCAAGATTCCGAGAATTTTGATGTCATGTTGGGAGGTGAAACAAAAGTAGAAGAAGATGCTAAAACTGAGAAACTTGGTGATGAATCTGCAGCTAGTGACATTTTTAGCTCGTACAAGGAACAAGAAGATGAAATATTCAATCAGAGAATTAGAAAGAAAAGGAGAACTGGAGGCGCAAGAGCAGTCATGTTTGTGGAAGAAGATAATGGAACTAAGAGTCTTCCTGACAAGTCTGCGGCAAGTGTAAGCAAAGTTTTCAGCTCATGCGACGAACAAGAAGATGAATTCCTTCACCAGAGAATTGGCAACAAAAGAACAAATAGAGGTGCAAGATCAAGCATGTTCAAAGAGACCAAAATGTGGTGGTGGATATTGTTCTTGGTTTGGGCCTCTCTTCTTGTTTGGGTTCTGTCCTTCGTGTTGTTGTAA